The segment tttgttttcctttttgtgatACAATGGAGAAAGCATATTCACTGAAGTTAGAGAACCTCATCTTTCATCTCACCTCTAATGCTTAATACCTGAatgaccattggcaagtcacttagccattcTGGctgcagtttcctcttctttagaaTGAAGTAGCTTGACTAGATGGACAAGAAGACCTCTTCTTCCTGTAAGATGCATGCTGCTTTACAttcataaaaatacatttatgaaATATCATTGTGCTTCTTCTGACTTGGGAAATCTGGTTTGTTCTGGAGTTGGGTTTTCCAGATGTAATTTTTGTTATTTGACCTTTAGATGTTTTCCATCATTAACCGATATGGAGATGTATTAGTGAAGAACATGTGGAAAGCAGCAGAGAAAAGCAAGCCTGTAACTATGAAAGAGTAAGTATGGGGTCACAGCTGGAGGAATCTGAGGAGCAACAGGCTCTCTCCTGTCATCTTTCTTCAGAAACTGAAGCACCCACTTTTAGAGTTACtctcttgatttttaattaacaaaGTGCATGTAAAGGACAACATGGTGAGATCTCCCCCCCCGTGACTAAACACCTTCATTAAGTCATAGACAATTGATGACTCCACTTATGCTCCTGTTTTTTTCCCTATTCTGAACTCTCTGTAGTCTGTTTTCCAAATTTATCATTCAACTCAgcctttaaaaacttttaaaacagTTTTCTCCAAAAGTACTAATTATCTTTTTTACAtttatgaaaacatttaaaactcttttctTAAGctcttgctttatttttcccaGATTATTTGATTTTGTAACCAAGTTGTGTTTTCTTCTGTGGCTTTACATGCAGATGCTTCTGGAgttcttttcttctgggtttgtatTTTGATCATCTCTGTCACTACAATAGCTTTAATTATGAGATCCTTTTTGTTTATTCATGTTTTTTCAGCTTCCTAACTTTAGACTTTATGTTAGCTCCAGATTCTGCACATTTCTGGAGACAATATCTGGGCTGGTTCTTTTGCTGCTTTCTTGAGTAATTGGCTTTCTTGAGAATTGTTATTTTGGGCTCCAAAGTCCAACTCATACTGGGACCTTATGAGCTTCTGATGCTCTAAGTAGTCTTAGGACAAATTCTGATCAattcctctgtccttccccatTCACCAGTCATCTGGAAAGTGACAGTTGTTGGCAGCAAAGGGTAAAGCATGCTAAGCATTTTAAGGATCACAAAGTTTTTAGATCATCTATAAACACTAGTTTCATTATTGACTTTCTTTCAGAAGACAGGACAAGCAAGATAAGTGAAGTCTGAGCTTTGTAGGTTCCAGACCTGTGTTTATGTCTGAGttgtaatggaatgctgttgGACTGAAGCAGTATCATCCAATTGGAAACCTCTCCTGATTCAAAGTGATGGAAGCGTAGGCTTTCCTTCCATCTGAGATTCCTTTCATTATCATTCCTTAGTGGGCTTCAGACTGGTCTATACTAGGGCTGAGAACAAACTCTTTTCCTCTGGTCTCAGGCATATTGTTGTTGCTTACTTCTGAACTTTGCCCTTGCTTATTTGGGCTTGTGACTGATCCTCACATCTAGATCCTAGTATGTTTCATATTCCACACTGTATCTGTGACCCAGAAAAGTGTCAAAAGAGACAAATTCCAAGTTGGTGCCTGTTCCTGTACCCCATATGAGTTCCCATTCTTCCAACATTTGTTTAGAAACTTTTATTTCCCTTAAGCAGACTCTAGTTGCTGGATTGTTAGATAAGACTAATTAATGACCAGGGTCTTTATTTGCCTCCCTATGCCAACCTGGGCTGGgctcattatttttccttcttcttggaTTTACCAATCATTTACCAGTCTGGTCCATTTTCTAGACTATTTTTGGAGTGGACAGAGCTCTCTGtgtttcttgcttcttttctgtATCGTCAATTTTCAAATCAATGATTTCTCATGAATTTTAATCTTTGTTGACCCCATTGTAGCATCTGACACTGCTGATAACCTTCTCTTTCTGGGTGCTCACTATTCTTTGTGTTTTCTGATTCTGCTCTGTTTTTGTCCTCCCCCTGTCTGTCTGACCATTCTTCTCAACCTTCTTTCCATGGAACACCTACTACTTGTGGCTTAGTCAATCAAGAATAATTCattgttatttaatttattaagaaGATCATAAAAGGTACCCCTTGCAAAATAACTCTaaatagtataaaatacctgTTGAGTATACCTGACATAACTGacctaggaactatataaacaaaagtataaaaatatcttttatataaataaaattagatttaataattgaaaaaatattaattgttcatggatagtcagggccaatataataaaaatgacaattttacctaaattaatttatgtattcaaaatattaaaataaaattactaaaaatatattaatgaattagaaaaatgataacaaaattaatttggaagaacCTAAACTcaggaatatcaaaggaactaatgaaaaaaatgtaaagaaaggacACTTAGCAATGTAGATCTTAAACTGTTTTAGAAGGTAATAACTATCAAAAGTATCTCTTGCTGAATCCAAAATTGAAAGGTATATCAATGGAAcagagaagacaaacaatttgcAGTTACAAATAAATgtagtaaccttgtatttgacagaTGTAAAGGCTCAAGATTATGGGAGaagtatttattatttgataAGAATTgcaaggaaaattggaaagcaatatggcagaaaATGGTCATAGActaatatcttataccatttactaAGACAAGGTCAAGATGGATATAtaatctagatataaagagagattttacaagaaaatttgaagaacttGGAAAATATTACCTATCAGAGATATATagatgaacaatttatgaataaagaaCATAAATAGAAGAGGTAGatataaaatcaataattttgattacattaaattcaaaaaaGTTTTGTAGAAATAAAACACATGTAGCCAAAATCAGAAGGAATGTAGAAAACTGGAAGAATATTTTTATagcagtttctcagataaaaatctcatatctcaaatatataaagaactttgtcaaatcttgAACAATGTGAGTCATTCCCCATTAATAACTGaccaaagtatatgaacaggcagctttctgttgaagaaatcaaaacattttgattttgcataaaaaatgctctaaaaattgtatctcatttaaattgtcttttatTAAAACTATCAGcatcttcatttccttcaagagACCTTTTTGTTTTGAATCACCTCACCAAAGTAGTCATTGTACACCATTTACCTCCATCTTATAAATGCCCTTCTCCAATATGATGCCCAGAACTTTGGACATGATGCTACAGGTACGGTATGACCAGGGCAGGGTCCAACAGCACTATCATTTCATTTATTCTGGATAATGTGACTTTCTTCCTATACCATAAGGTCCCCAAAATTTCtaagttattaattatttaaaaaaatgcaaattaaaataattttgatatatcATTTaactcctatcagattggctgaaatgattgaagaggaaagtgacacatgttggaggggatgtggaaaaactgggacactaattcattggaattttgaactgatccaaGTATTTTGGAGAACAtactggaattatgtccaaagagttgTTAAACTGtctatgtcctttgacccaggaatatcacTACTATGTTTATTTCTATAGAGgaatagggaaaaagaaaagaacctctaagttctaaaatatttatagcagctttcttatGGTGCAAAGAGCTAGAAATTTTTGACATGCCCATTAATAGGGGATtgaactagttgtggtatataattatgatagaatactactgtgcagtaagaaataatgaactcaTACAGAGTTCTAggaagatattggagtgtttggcatatggtaagcacttagtaaatgataGTTTATTACTTGGAAGTAGAGAGTGTTCGTACTCTCAGGAGGAAAATGTGTCCCCGGTTAAATGAGGGAAACCTAACCTGCTCTAACAGCTCAGAAAAAGGAACTGATCAATCCTGCTATGCATTTTGTTCCATGAATATCTAagctatcattcattcatttataaaatgctttttgatcTTCTAGGTAGTTGATGAAAAGAATCAACATTTTTAATCTGAAAAAATCTCATGTAGGAGATGCTACTGACCTGACCAGACCACATGCAAATGTAATAGGGAAGTatgtaataaaatagaaaatataatgaaatatgggTAAAATTTATATGTGGTTTATTAATTTCAACATACGGCCCACAGGTAACCTTTGGAATGGTTTAGTGACCCCAGTTTCTATTGAGTTTGACACTGCTGGTTTGGAGTCTCACTTCATGTCTTTGCTTAGAGAAGAAAGATGTGGTACCTGTTCTGAgttgttttttgctttctctcttcagtatttttggggccTACAGCATGGATGTGATTGCCAGCACTTCATTTGGTATCCATATTGATTCCTTGAATAAGCAGAATGATCCCTATgtcagagaaatcaagaaattaattaGTTTCAGTTTTCTGGACCCACTCATATTCACAATAAGTAAGTTGGTTCTTctttacaaattaaaaatccaGTGGTCCTAATATTCCTAATGATAACTCAATAAATTGTATCACAGACTTAGAGATGGACAGAAacttagaagccatcaagtctAACCCCTTTATTTAACAGAGATTATAGAGATGCATAGAGAGATTATAACACAATCTCAAGAATCGTGGAGAGTTAACTCTATCATTGCTAGGGAGGGAGGGCCTTTAGAAAGCAACTCAGTTAAATATTCAGAGGAATTATTTGCTGATTGAGTCAGTCATAGTTAGCtcatcttttaatatagaagacCAGGGATGGGCACAGGACACCTGATTTTAGAAACAGATTCCCTTCCAATGGGCTTTTCATTGACCCTCACCAGTTCATAGATAGTTGGCAATgtctaaaagaaaaagagtaagCCATATTGCAATTTGTACCTCTGGTACCATCTCCCCATCTACACTCCAGATAAAGGTGATAAGATCTCTCATAAAACTCTACAGTTTCataagatttttttggtttttttcctcagTGGTATTTCCATTCCTGACTCCTTTGCTTAAAAAATTCAATATATCTGTATTTTCAAAAGATGCAACAGAGTTCTTAGCAAaagcagttaaaaaaataaaggaagaacgAATGAAAAATTCACAGAAGGTAAGTAAGTCTTTACAATGATTAGAATATTAATATGTATACCTTATAAATGGTTGTATTCTTTAACTTCAGAGTAGAGCAAAAACAATGCCAACAATTGGTGTTCCATTTACTTCTGTTcatctgtgttctctctctctctctctctctctctctctctctctctctctctctctctctgtctttctctacacacacacacacacacacacacacacacacacacacacacacacacacattcaatttCAATTACCAGATATTTGTGAAGACTTTCTGTAACATGAGGAAGTGTTACTTGGTAGCCTTTAAATTGATTTCCAACTCTAATTATATGTtcctaatatttaatatttatgacATCTTGTGATCTATGTCTCTGGAAGTACAAATATAGAAAAAACATTGTCTTACCTCTTAACTAATTTATTACTCATAGGTAGGATAAGACAGATACTCAATATTATACTATAAATTAATATATGACATGTAACAGGAACCTATGGAGAGAGAAAATACTTCTCACTTTCATTTTCAGACTCCCACAATAAGTCTTGATAACAATACCAAGGACTACATAAAAATGGGCATAAAAATTATAATGTGCCATTACTGTTGTATTCAGTTTCTCCATATGGGCACTTGGCTCAAATATGGAACATTATTCATTTTTCCACAAAGCTTTGACTCTGAAGCCTATTTACAAAAGGGCCATGACCCTTAATTCTTGAAGGCCACATCAGAAAAGTACAACCTATTTTTGGTGCTTGCAAACTGCAAAGTCTTCAAGCATGGACATGTTGATTCATTGCATGTTTGCTGACCTAGGACCAATCTATCTGAGTTTGAGGAGGTATGTCTATTGGATGACCACAGTGAGACAAATTTGTTTGCTTATAATGATCATAGAAAACCAGTCATAAATTAAGAATGTGATCAATGGCATCCACATCAATATTGTTAGAAACTTTTGAAGCATTCTCTTTCTATCCTTTCTGCTGACTTAAGAGAATCCACTTCCTGaaatacttaatttttaaaaaaaagttctttcctttaaaaaaaatgcttcccttCCATCACAATTGGCTGATGATGAGGGCAGaatctttttaagtttttaaagttAAAGGATTTGATTTCAAGTCTTAGTGTTATTGTCTCGAGGCTTAGACTCTTTAGCACTCCAGGGTCCTTGTGTAGAATTCTAATGCTGCCACTGAGCTGAAGCTACAATGCCTGTAATCAGTCACCTGTCTATCATGCAGTTGAGATAGTAATTTGCTGTGTTGtattggtaatttaaatgggaagaactTTCCCATTCATTGTTAGGCCCATgagacctgcttaaatcacatgaaagcCTAAGTCTTATATGAtgggtggaatgtgatgaaagagtgaaacaggaagggtggagcagaactgggaggaagttggtgagaacagttagggtggaggagagaggatgcaggcaggcaggcacagctcttgtgagtgtttgcttgtgggaaggccctggcaggggtttgaggggagagcttGGGCTTTGTCCCCTGCcctgctaatgtgtattgacttcttggttactgtgatagatttgactttcttgtgttgggatttggctttctggtgtctgaataaatgcttttcttctaccttctatgtggagagtgtgttatactttgtgattcagaactatgctggcatattcatattCACTGTTGGTGCTATACAtgttgccttggcaatacagatGTTCATAGCTAATTTCTGTGTTCTCAAGTGTTTTCTCAGCATTAttagttttcattatttctccagCACAGGGTAGATTTCCTTCAGCTTATGATGGATTCTCAGACTTCTAACAACTCAGAGAAACACTCTCACAAAGGTAACTTGGGCATAAGGGTGGCCACAAACTGGAATCTTGAAGCCATTATCTAGGGAAGTATGAAAAAATTTCCTATGTGCTTAGATGATATACTAAATGGCAAAAACAATGACCATGATGATGATATTGCAGAATTTCAAAAATTGAAGAGCAATTTACATGCATTTCCTCatgtgatcttcataacaattctGTGTGCTGTGtcattcttatttctattttagagatgaggaatctaaggctTAGGGCATTTAAACAACTTCCAGAGGATCACAGTTAGTAAAACtttgaaataggatttgaacttagatctgaTTTACCTCTCAGTCTGACACTCTGTGGTGTCACCTAGTCATTTCAGAAAGAAGCTTGACTTCTGTAGCATGAGTTgaatggagaaaattttcaaaattatatttcaatttgtaaTGGTCAAGTTAGTCTGAAGATCAGATGGTGACACTAAAGTCTGTTTTTCATTTCATAGCTAGGACAACTGTGATGCATAGCAAggtgaaaaaatgtatttttttccagaggaaaaaatctgtttttttatCCCCCCTGTACCACTCAGTACTTGTGTGACTCTGTGCACATCATTTCTCTTGTCTGGACTTTCTTGTCATAGGTAAAAGCAAGGTATTATGCCAGATGATCTTTCAATTCTATTCTAGCTCTAAGTTATATAGTTTTACTCTCTTCTCTACTCTAGACCatgcttttttgtgtgtgtgctcaACTAATTGGGCATCTAGTAACATAGTGAACAAGTACCAGGCCtcgagtccagaagacctgaattcaaatccaatcgcTGGACTATCTGTGTGACAATGGGAAATTCACtgaaccctatttacctcagtttcctcatctttaaaatgagctagagaaggaaatggctaagcactccaggatctttgtcatgAATAAGCCAACTAAtgacacaaagagttggataggactgaaaaacaactgaaacaaaacacaagaaataACAGAGAGACTGTTTTGAGATACATGTTTCTTTAGCAATATAAAACTTGTGGGCAAACTTCTCAACCATAAGTAGAATATGTATTCTCCTATGCTGTACCTAAACATTCTTACAAGAACTCAGCCTGAGAGAAGTAGCATATTTTAGGGAAAGGGACAGctggagttggaagggaaaaGGCCAGATTCTAGTCTCAGCTTCATCTACTTGCTAGGTCAGTGACTTTAGAATACTTATCTTCCTGCTCTGGGCATCAATTGCCTTTTCTGAAGAATGGAGAGAAACATTCTTTCACTTCCAATTTCACAAGCTTGTTATAgtggtcaaatgaaataatgtaggaAAACATAAACACTAGGCACTATGTGTAGAAATGTAATCAATGTTAATTATTACCTTCTTGATACCTTCCTTTTTTGGAGCTCATGAGAGATAGAATATGGTGGGTATAGTGGGAAGAGCATGGTCCCTGAAGGCTGGAGAGGTGGGTTTGATTCCTACCTCTGACAACTATGAGACTTTGGtaaaaatcaattaacctcttcaagtctcagtttactcaactgaaAAATTAAGGTATTTGACTACGTGActcttgaggtcccttccaaatctgaattTGTGATCTCCCTTCAAACATCTCTCCTCTATATTTGCTTCACTTCATACACAGCCATCCTACCACAGGTACTTATCCCCTCTCCTCTGGACTATTGCTAGAGCATATTAGTGTATCTATTAAATGACACATTGTTCTAGAAAGAAGAGACAATTCCCTGAAATGAAATGTTACTTTTATTACATCCATAAAAAACAATTGAGGATAAGGAAGATGTGTGGAAAGAACAGAATGGATACAGGAGAAATAAGACTGAGCAACCTCCATTAGAACtgactttttcttgccttatGATAAATTTGGGTGGAAAATTTCTATCTTATAAATGAATGTGTTTCAGATCTCTTGCAGCTATTCTGGAGAGTCAGATAGATACCTTTCTTAAACTCTAGTGATAAGAGTGAGTGAAATAATAAAGATATGATGACTTTGTCTGAATATCTCCCTTGCCTCTATTTCAGATCTGAGTGATGACGAAATCCTTGCACAATCcgttatctttctttttgctggtTATGAAACCACCAGCTcagttctctccttccttttttacaACCTGGCCACCCACCCTGAGATTCAGCAGAAACTTCAGAAGGAGATAGATGTGGTTTTGCCCAATAAGGTGAGAGGACGAAAGGAATAGAGctattctccccccccccccacttactCTGTCTTTACCAATTTGCCTCATCTTTTGGTAGAATCTTTTTCAGAATCACTTGTGCTAATTATTTGCCTATTATTGGAGCATCATCAGGGTTTACAAAAGCAAAGGTATGTTGAGACACCACATGATTACATAAAGCTCTCcttgtaaaaaatgaaatatctcagCAACCATTTCCAATCCTTGGAAAAATTTTGAGAAAGCTCATTTGTCCTCAATTCACAAATCACTTCATAGCCCTTCCTCTATGTGATTACACTCATTTCTCAACTCttctaatattaaatatatttgtgACTTTTGGTCTGCTCTCTACTCTTCACCTTGCTTGTCCTCCTACTCTCTTCTCATCCCTTCTCAGATTCTCATTCAGTCTCTAATGTGACTGATAACAGGGGTTATAAACTCTTCTTGGGGTCAAAAAGTTTTGTGAATGGACACTGGAGTTTTTCCATACCCAAGAACCTCTTTTTGATCCACCAGGATTACCCTTGTCCATCATTCTTGTACCAAGTAAGGGCCATAGCCATCATGGGAAGGTTTAGTTATTTCCCTATGAAGCTGGTGGATAGTCTTATGCATGTATTGAAATAGACACTTTGAAAAGTGATGAGTGACCAAGCTTCAGTGGTAGCAGTAGGAATGGAGAGTAGGTAAATTTCTAAAAGTAGCCCTGCAGATCGCATTGATCACCTAGCAAAACCAAACCTGAATCACTTTAATGATGTTGAGAAcaatcaaggtcacacaagaaaaCAAGGACAGTCTATCTCGTCTTGGTTTGGGACCAGACCTTTTTCTATGTTGCTAATTTTCTCTATTATTCTGCAGGTTGCcaggatatttttttcttggaattaGGTGATTTCTATTAAATAGTAATTCTCCTGTACTCCTTCCAAGTCCCATAATATTCTATAAGCTATATAAAAGTGTCAGAACAGAAGGATATCATCAGAGTTGTCCTTTTAAATAGCTTTCTATGTTATCTATTGGGAGGAACATTGGGAAAGCCTCTGTGCCCCCCTCTCCAAGTATCTCTTCTAAATTCTACCATTGGTGATGCATTCCTatgaatctgttatactttgaaGAACTTTCAGTGTGTAAAATATTAAACTACCAGTACATCCCAACACTGATGATGAACTGACAGTGAGGATTTCTAGAGTTTGGATAGAAGGTAGCTATTTTTGAAAAGATAAGAGATGACAAGAGCTGGAAGCTGGGGAGCTATGAAGACACAGAAGGACTCTACTCAGATTTCAAATGTTTCTAAAGTAAACTTAACTAAGTTAGATTTTGTCTACTGTCTCATCCTAGATTTCACAGTTAACCTGGTGTATCCCAAAAGTAGAcctggaggaagaggaaaaagcaaGATTCATCTTAACCTAACTTCCTTCAACTGAGATTCAACAGTTTTGACACAGGCTCAAAAAGGCTCATTTTATGAAAACATTTATAGAGATGTATATCTCACTTTGATTCAGCTCAGAAGTTTTGAGTCACTTCATTAGCACCTTGACAACTACAGTGACCCCCCAACATTCCATAGGTTCAatagtaaaaatattttggtagatTTCTTCCAGAAGATAATGCTATAACAGCTTGTGACCACATGTACAATGGAGTTAGTATAGACTCATTCTAAGACCAAGTGAGTAAAAATAAATGTGATTATGTCACCTTAGTACTCAGGACTGTTTGCTCTCTTCCAGGAAGCACTCACATATGATGCCCTGGTACAGATGGAGTACCTAGACATGGTGACAAATGAAAATCTCAGGATGTTCCCTATAGCTGGCAGGATCGAAAGGGTTGCTAAGAAAACTGTTGAGATCAATGGACTGACTATTCCTAAAGATACAGTGGTGATGGCCCCTCTCATGGCCCTTCATAATGACCCAGATTACTGGCCAGAGCCAAAGGAGTTCCGCCCTGAAAGgtaaacacatttttttcttaaaggaaaacatTGCTTAATGTGGTCAGTTGAGATAGTTTAGAGAAAACATTGAGTTGGGGGATAGGATCAGAATCTGAATTCTGGTTTTGTGTTTTGCCTGGAATGATGACTTGAAATGATGACAACAACACTGCATTATGCCTACAGTAACTATTTCCATAACTCAGACATTCTTATTTTATGGGTCAAAGAACTGAAGCTTATATGCATAAGTGACATGGCATTAGCTGTACTACTAAGAAGTGGTTGAAATGGGCTTTAAATGCTGGTCTTTATTAGAGTTTCCAAGCTGACAAATGAGTGTCacttatattttcattcattttcactgGCTTCCTGGATGTCCTACAAACAAGACGCTCCATCTCATTTCCAAGCATCTTCTCTGGCTATTTCCTATTGCTGGTATTGCTCTGACTGCTGACTTCCCTGTCTTCTCTTAAGTCCTAATTCAGATCTGACCTTCTACTGGAAGTCTTCTTCAATACCTCCTAATATCGGTCCCTTtgctctgttaattatttcctatttatcctacgTATTGCTTGTATTGTTTAGATTGCTTTGCATATTGATTTTCctattagattgcaagctccttgagggtaaggaacATGTTTTGTTCTTTATAGAACCCCACCACTTAGTACtgtgcccagcacatagcaggcactaaataaatgttgattgattgatgcatCTCTTCCAAAGTCAGATTCATCTTTCTCACAAGACTCAgatgttcttttttccccctgatctcttttctctgccattttgAAAAACCAGGTTCAGCAAGGAAAACAAGGAGAGCATCAACCCCTATGTGTACATGCCCTTTGGTGCCGGTCCCCGAAACTGCATTGGGATGAGATTTGCACTTATGAATATGAAAGTTGCAACTTGCCGACTCCTGCAGgaattttccttcaaaacttgTAAAGAGACACAGGTGAGGAGTTGTATTCTTTGTTCAATATTTAGGATGAGTGTTTTAGTCAGGATGATTTATTTTCAAATAGGGAAATGTTCTATGCCACCTGGACAAACAATTCAACAGAGTTAGCCTATTTATTGTGAGCAGGCTAGTAAAAATTAACTTTGCATTATTAAGATGGAAATATGCAGAAAGCCAAGAGAGAAGCAATTAAAATGTTGTTGGGTAcataattaatttgatttaacTATAATAACAATGACATAAAATCCTTAGTTACAAACAATATGGTTTTTTAAAACCAAAGTACAGCAGACCCTTTAATCCTTTTGTTTTATGAGAGCAAAATATACTATGTTAAAGGTCATGGGAATGAATAAAATCTCTTAAATTCTGCAAGTTTTTTGATTCTGCCTTACAACAGGCTAATACTAATAAAACCTGAGTATATATTTAATACACATTTATAATATTGTGTGATAGTCTCTGGCATCCAACCCACATTGGGAGTCTATTACAACCATATCAATCTAACTCTCCTTTGTATGACATTCCAATTAGTCTTCATTTGTATAATACTCTTTTCCCTGAGATATCATTAATATGACTActtgtctttctctctattgTTTGTAGTGTTTACTTATTGAACGCTAATTGTTTTTGTTAACTGTTGCAGGTTCCTCTGAAGCTGAGCAATCAGACACTCATTTCACCAGCTGTACCCATTGTTCTGCAGGCTGTGCCAAGGACCAAGAAGGCAAACCAACAATAGAAATTATCCTCATTCTACTCATCCCTGTCTACAATCATGTCCCACATTCCTCTTCTATAATCCAATGACACTGAATCCTAGGATTCTAAAAGTAATTTAGTTTATATTGTGaaccaaacagaaaaataaatgagttttttttttagccaCAGGAAATGAGTACTGGATTTTTCAGATGATCTTTTGGAGATTTCTGTGTTTGAGGACTATTGTATAATGGCCAGTGGTGTCAAAAATCACATACATTGATCCAATGAGTCATGTTCCAAAGAAAATGACCTCCAACAGTTTAATACAACTTGATATTACTGGACTCTAGTGACATAACG is part of the Notamacropus eugenii isolate mMacEug1 chromosome 3, mMacEug1.pri_v2, whole genome shotgun sequence genome and harbors:
- the LOC140497112 gene encoding cytochrome P450 3A12-like; this translates as MNIIPSLSAGTWALLVLFLTLLFLYGTWTHKVFKDLGIPGPAPLPFFGTALAYYKGFVEFDLNCFKKYGKIWGFYDGRQPVLAVTDPEILKSVLVKECYSIFTNRRDFGPTGILESAVSVAEDDQWKRIRTVLSPTFTSGKLKEMFSIINRYGDVLVKNMWKAAEKSKPVTMKDIFGAYSMDVIASTSFGIHIDSLNKQNDPYVREIKKLISFSFLDPLIFTIMVFPFLTPLLKKFNISVFSKDATEFLAKAVKKIKEERMKNSQKHRVDFLQLMMDSQTSNNSEKHSHKDLSDDEILAQSVIFLFAGYETTSSVLSFLFYNLATHPEIQQKLQKEIDVVLPNKEALTYDALVQMEYLDMVTNENLRMFPIAGRIERVAKKTVEINGLTIPKDTVVMAPLMALHNDPDYWPEPKEFRPERFSKENKESINPYVYMPFGAGPRNCIGMRFALMNMKVATCRLLQEFSFKTCKETQVPLKLSNQTLISPAVPIVLQAVPRTKKANQQ